In Marmota flaviventris isolate mMarFla1 chromosome 15, mMarFla1.hap1, whole genome shotgun sequence, a single window of DNA contains:
- the Ptp4a3 gene encoding protein tyrosine phosphatase type IVA 3 isoform X2 — MEAAARLRARDLKKYGATTVVRVCEVTYDKTTLEKDGITVMDWPFDDGAPPPGKVVEDWLSLLKAKFLDDPGSCVAVHCVAGLGRAPVLVAVALIESGMKYEDAIQFIRQKRRGAINSKQLTYLEKYRPKQRLRFKDPHTHKTKCCVM, encoded by the exons ATGGAGGCGGCGGCTCGCCTGCGGGCGCGG GACCTGAAGAAATACGGGGCCACCACTGTGGTGCGCGTGTGTGAGGTGACCTATGACAAGACCACACTGGAGAAGGATGGCATCACTGTGATG GACTGGCCTTTCGACGACGGGGCGCCCCCGCCTGGCAAGGTTGTGGAGGACTGGCTCAGCCTGCTGAAGGCCAAGTTCCTGGACGACCCAGGCAGCTGTGTGGCCGTGCACTGCGTGGCCGGCCTGGGACG GGCTCCAGTTCTCGTGGCGGTGGCCCTCATTGAGAGCGGGATGAAGTACGAGGACGCCATCCAGTTCATCCGGCA GAAGCGCCGGGGGGCCATCAACAGCAAACAGCTCACCTACCTGGAGAAATACCGGCCCAAACAGAGACTGCGCTTCAAAGACCCCCACACGCACAAGACCAAATGCTGCGTCATGTAG
- the Ptp4a3 gene encoding protein tyrosine phosphatase type IVA 3 isoform X1: MARMNRPAPVEVSYRNMRFLITHNPTNATLSTFIEDLKKYGATTVVRVCEVTYDKTTLEKDGITVMDWPFDDGAPPPGKVVEDWLSLLKAKFLDDPGSCVAVHCVAGLGRAPVLVAVALIESGMKYEDAIQFIRQKRRGAINSKQLTYLEKYRPKQRLRFKDPHTHKTKCCVM; encoded by the exons ATGGCGCGTATGAACCGACCCGCCCCCGTGGAGGTGAGCTACAGGAACATGCGCTTCCTCATCACGCACAATCCCACCAATGCCACCCTCAGCACCTTCATTGAG GACCTGAAGAAATACGGGGCCACCACTGTGGTGCGCGTGTGTGAGGTGACCTATGACAAGACCACACTGGAGAAGGATGGCATCACTGTGATG GACTGGCCTTTCGACGACGGGGCGCCCCCGCCTGGCAAGGTTGTGGAGGACTGGCTCAGCCTGCTGAAGGCCAAGTTCCTGGACGACCCAGGCAGCTGTGTGGCCGTGCACTGCGTGGCCGGCCTGGGACG GGCTCCAGTTCTCGTGGCGGTGGCCCTCATTGAGAGCGGGATGAAGTACGAGGACGCCATCCAGTTCATCCGGCA GAAGCGCCGGGGGGCCATCAACAGCAAACAGCTCACCTACCTGGAGAAATACCGGCCCAAACAGAGACTGCGCTTCAAAGACCCCCACACGCACAAGACCAAATGCTGCGTCATGTAG
- the Ptp4a3 gene encoding protein tyrosine phosphatase type IVA 3 isoform X3, whose product MARMNRPAPVEVSYRNMRFLITHNPTNATLSTFIEDLKKYGATTVVRVCEVTYDKTTLEKDGITVMDWPFDDGAPPPGKVVEDWLSLLKAKFLDDPGSCVAVHCVAGLGRKRRGAINSKQLTYLEKYRPKQRLRFKDPHTHKTKCCVM is encoded by the exons ATGGCGCGTATGAACCGACCCGCCCCCGTGGAGGTGAGCTACAGGAACATGCGCTTCCTCATCACGCACAATCCCACCAATGCCACCCTCAGCACCTTCATTGAG GACCTGAAGAAATACGGGGCCACCACTGTGGTGCGCGTGTGTGAGGTGACCTATGACAAGACCACACTGGAGAAGGATGGCATCACTGTGATG GACTGGCCTTTCGACGACGGGGCGCCCCCGCCTGGCAAGGTTGTGGAGGACTGGCTCAGCCTGCTGAAGGCCAAGTTCCTGGACGACCCAGGCAGCTGTGTGGCCGTGCACTGCGTGGCCGGCCTGGGACG GAAGCGCCGGGGGGCCATCAACAGCAAACAGCTCACCTACCTGGAGAAATACCGGCCCAAACAGAGACTGCGCTTCAAAGACCCCCACACGCACAAGACCAAATGCTGCGTCATGTAG